Within the Miscanthus floridulus cultivar M001 chromosome 17, ASM1932011v1, whole genome shotgun sequence genome, the region ctagaaaaatcatggaaagtcatttattaattaattgagcaatttttataaTACCCCAAAAATATTGAAAATCCACttagaacgttgagtcactgaaaATCCCAAAAATAttgataatttttggagctctaaataattctacataaaaataacaaattacagcactatttatttaattctgaaaaatagaaaatccacttagaacgctgagtcactgacacccgggtcccacatgtcatcttcaacctccgacgttgaccacggcagcgatggCTCTGACCGACGAattctcgccgtcggtgagactAACGGTGATGGTGAAAGCACTACCACGTTCCCTACACCACTACGCTCCGATTGGTGGCACAAATGAGCCTCGACACTAACTGGACCAAgcaccacggcggccatggcggacacgacggCACGGCCATGCTACGCTGGCGACACCAGTGCGGTAGTAATTAAACAAAGGACACAGGAAGCATccggagctcaccccgaacgcgttggagccaaagaccgagccggaggagcaacagcaagggggttcgacgatcagcgcgagcacggcggagcaaaacgtcgtcggcgatggtgtaccggcgactacagtggtcaaaatgaacaaccaactatggagtaagcaccacagtatcgagacgaagccataggtacatagagcaaggacagcagctcaccggagggcgctggccacggagatgcgcttgcgacgggaaggtcgccggccgcgaagaagaaagacgtggacagcgagttTCCGGTGGAGATAATCTGAATTGGTGGGTCAGTTGGACGCGTAAGGttaaggcggagctgggactagcttatcagcgacggtggagcacgacaacgacggcacgggctcaccggagtggagcagcggcgacgggaaaacagagcaagggagaagggcaacgacgatggcggctcaggctaaaaaggatggccaggaaactCAAGGAAGCTGCGTTGttgccttcaccgcgccagcgcgacgcccagacggccacgcacgCGACTGGAAGCCAACCGAAgctcgccggcaatgtagcttcggcggtgaacactgttcatcaaaattacagaattgccattcgccaaatttcacaaattactctcaaattttcataacaactcaaaaatctccaaaaataaaagttgttcaaaatcaaaagttctacaactttgcttttataaccatctcctaattcagtctagattttgaaatgatcttttaaattcaaataggggatatttaacgaattacgcctttttaaaTTACTCCTAGTTTTTCCaaataacttgaaaaactccaaagataaactttgcttaactagtcaagctctacactttttctttaaggctcaaccccaaaatatgcttagattttgaaatggattttcagggtagggtttacatgttgaaaagcggggttttctcgaaaaattcaaaacccagacaaactttgaacttgagtcaaacaatactaTGCAACACATAccccataaatataaacttgtattagtgtatgcatctcaaagttttcaccaaatgccaaatgctttgcaatgcatatgatgacatgtcagattttaatatttaaacacccgaggtgttacatcagACGCCGCTTTTGTCTATGCATCGGCTGCCTTGTTGAGGCGCCTCGGAATGTGGTTGAGcttgaggccgtcgaacttgtcctccagctgaaggacttctcggtagtatgtagccatcttggcatcatgacaacttgactccttcatgacttggtcgacgaccagtTGGGAGTCACCTCGgacatcgaggcgtcggatgcccagctcgatggcgatgcgcaggccattgatgagcgcctcatattcggccagaTTAttagaggaggggaaatggaggtgaaccatgtacctcatgcgtaccccgagcAACGAACCGAAGACCAGCCCCGTGccgacgcctttcttcatcagcgatctgtCGAAGTACACCGTCCAGTACTCATGGTCGACAACcgttggtggcatttggaccttggtccattctgcgatgaaatcagccaacacctgggacttgatggccatctgggaggcatacgtaatgccctaatccatcagctcgagtgcccacttcatgattcttactgtggcatcttggttttggatgacctagctgagggggaaggacgtcacgactatcaccggatgtgacttgaagtagtggcgtagcttcctcttggtgatgaggatggcgtacaggaccttctggatttgggggtagcgggtctttaaattggataggacctcgctaatgaagtacacggggcgctatactttgagggtgtgcccctcttcgtctcgctctactaccagggtagcgctgaccacttgcttGGTGGCcgtgatgtagagcagaaggggttcttcATCCatcggaggaactaggatcgaagCCTTCATCAGAAGTTGCTTGaccgtgtcaagtgcctcctaggccttggacgtccattcgaagtggtcggccttcttcagaagccggTAAAGGGGGAAACCTCATTCgttgaggcacgagatgaagcggctgagcgtggtgaggcaccatataacttgttgtaccccctttatgttctgaatcaggcccatccttgcgatggccgagatcttctctgggttggcctcgatgccacgctcaaagATGaggaaaccaagcagcatgcccctcgagaccctgaaaatgcacttcttggggttgagcttgatgccatttgcttggagttttgcgaaggtctaCTCAAGGTCGACTACGAGCTGGTCAGCCcatctagacttgaccacgatgtcgtccacataggcctcaacggtccacccgatgaggtcagtgttctttagaccgaacggcatcgtgacatagcagaatgatccaaagggggtgatgaaagatgtcatgagctggtcagactctttcatcgtgatttgatggtatccagagtacgcatcaaggaagtaaagggtttcgcaccctaaggtagagtcgactattttatctatgcgcggcaaaggaaacagatcctttgggcatgctttgttgagacctatgtagtcaacacacatcctctatttcccactcttctttcgtacaagaacgggattggctaaccactcagggtggtacacctccttgatgaatccaaccACCAAAAGCTTCATGATCTCCTTGCTAATGGTCCTACatttcccctcgtcgaagcgacgtaggcgctgcttcactatcTTGGAGCCTAGgcggatcttcaaggcatgctatgtgatctCCCTTAGAATGCccggcatatccaagggtttccacgcaaagatgtctctgttggcgtggAAGAagccgatgagcgcgctttcctatttggaggaaagtgtggtgtcGATGCGCACCACCTTGCCCTTAGGgctactagggtctatgaggacctcgtTGGAGCCCTCCACTGGCTCGAAAGACCCGATCGACcgcttggggttgggtgcttcttcggcaacctccttcctgatggccgtgaactcttcggaggcgatgattgTTGCGGTgtgatcgcagcactcgaccttgcattcgtaggcatgctggaaggaggtgccaacggtgatgatCCCACCtgggcccggcatctttagcttgaggtaggtgttgttggggacggccatgaacttcgcgtagcatggtcgtcctaggatggcgtggtaggttctatgtaacccaaccacttcgaagatgagggtctccgtcctatagttggatggaccccTGAAGGTGATAGGcaaatcgatctgcccaagtggcatggcctgctttctaggcacgatgccgtggaaaggcactcCGATCGGCCGGATTCACGCTCAATCTATGCCTATGGCCTCGAGCATctcggcatacatgatgttgaggccgctacctccatccatcagtaccttggtgagccacttcgtgccaacgattgggtcgaccatgagcgggtatctcCGTGATTGTGGgatgctctctgggtggtcggttcgatcgaaggttatggcggactccgaccatcagaggaaggtaggcgtggctggctcggtcgtatagacctcacggcgcatgagcttctagcggtgcttggagtcgtaggccaccgaccctccgaagatcatgaggaaGCCAGGTGTCGAAAAGCCGCCATCGTTCCCCTTGGTGTTGTCCATGGTCGGATCggggtccttcctatgctcccccttgttggagcctctagacaagaactacTTCATGAGgtcacagtccttgtatagatgcttgatggggaaggcatggtttgggcatggccccttgagcagcttctcaaagtggttcggagtacCCTCCGTGGGCTTATGACCACCCCTATGGTCAGTGGCAACCATGAGCAAGCCTTCGCgccgcttcttcttcttcttcttgatgggacggttggaggcgcctttgccgGCATTCTCgtcttgcttcgccttgcccttgaggcggtcgaagatcgctctgaTAGCCTCTtggcccgaggcatggctggtagcgatgttgaggagctccttggtggttcatgagcccttacgtcctagcttgtgaaccagggactcgcaggtggtcccagacaggaaagctcctatcatgtcagcgtcggcgacgttaggcagctcgttgcactgccgagagaagcattggatgtacccatggagggtttctctggccttctGTTGGAAGTTCTTGAGATCCCAAGGGTTTCTAGGgcgcttgtacgtgccctagaaattccccacgaagatctcctttaggtccgcccaactttggattctgttaggcggaaggtgttccaaccatgttcacgtcaaatcggccaagaacaatggaaggttgcggataatgaaatcatcatccgCTCCACCAGCTTGGCAGGCAAGCTAATAATCCTCGAGGCACAGGCCGAGGTtagtttccctagagtatttcgggATGTTGGTGGGTGGCGGGTACCTTGGCAGAAATgcaacgttgaggatgtgtcgaccgaaggcctg harbors:
- the LOC136515450 gene encoding uncharacterized protein, with protein sequence MPLGQIDLPITFRGPSNYRTETLIFEVVGLHRTYHAILGRPCYAKFMAVPNNTYLKLKMPGPGGIITVGTSFQHAYECKVECCDHTATIIASEEFTAIRKEVAEEAPNPKRSIGSFEPVEGSNEVLIDPSSPKGKVVRIDTTLSSK
- the LOC136515449 gene encoding uncharacterized protein: MAIKSQVLADFIAEWTKVQMPPTVVDHEYWTVYFDRSLMKKGVGTGLVFGSLLGVRMRYMVHLHFPSSNNLAEYEALINGLRIAIELGIRRLDVRGDSQLVVDQVMKESSCHDAKMATYYREVLQLEDKFDGLKLNHIPRRLNKAADA